The proteins below come from a single Afipia felis ATCC 53690 genomic window:
- the metX gene encoding homoserine O-acetyltransferase MetX, whose amino-acid sequence MSDVASRQPAGKKTILSEERAREADHPSSQLVVFGVDKPLHLDCGVDLSPFQIAYQSYGTLNSDRSNAILICHALTGDQHVFNTHPVTGKPGWWQTMVGPGKPIDTDRYFVICSNVVGGCMGSTGPSSTNPATGKPWGLDFPVITIPDIVRAQAMLIDHLGITKLFAVVGGSMGGMQTLQWATAYPERVFAVLAIACGARHSAQNIAFHELGRQAVMADPDWRQGRYFEHGTHPRRGLGVARMAAHITYLSDAALHRKFGRRLQNRDEPTFSFDADFEVESYLRHQGSSFVERFDANSYLYLTRAMDYFDIAADHDGVLASAFLGIRTRFCVVSFTSDWLFPSSEARAVVHALNASSARVSFAEITTDKGHDAFLLDEPEFFAISRAFLESAASTHGLNTVS is encoded by the coding sequence ATGTCCGATGTTGCGAGCCGACAACCGGCCGGCAAAAAGACCATTCTCAGCGAGGAGCGCGCGCGCGAGGCGGACCATCCGTCGTCGCAGCTTGTTGTGTTCGGCGTCGACAAGCCGCTGCATCTTGATTGCGGCGTCGATCTCTCCCCTTTTCAGATCGCCTATCAAAGCTACGGCACTCTCAACAGCGACCGCTCCAACGCGATCCTGATCTGTCACGCGCTCACCGGCGATCAACACGTGTTCAACACGCATCCTGTCACCGGCAAGCCGGGCTGGTGGCAGACGATGGTGGGACCGGGCAAGCCGATCGATACCGACCGCTATTTCGTGATCTGCTCGAATGTCGTCGGCGGCTGCATGGGCTCGACCGGGCCGTCCTCGACCAATCCCGCAACCGGCAAGCCGTGGGGGCTGGATTTTCCTGTCATCACCATTCCAGACATCGTGCGCGCTCAGGCGATGCTGATCGATCATCTGGGCATCACCAAATTGTTCGCCGTGGTCGGCGGCTCGATGGGTGGCATGCAGACGCTGCAATGGGCAACGGCCTATCCCGAACGGGTGTTTGCGGTGCTTGCGATTGCTTGCGGCGCGCGCCACTCGGCGCAGAATATCGCCTTCCACGAACTCGGCCGTCAGGCGGTGATGGCCGATCCTGACTGGCGACAGGGACGATATTTCGAGCACGGCACGCATCCGCGCCGTGGCCTCGGCGTCGCGCGCATGGCCGCGCATATCACTTATCTGTCGGATGCAGCGCTGCATCGCAAGTTCGGACGCCGCCTGCAGAACCGCGACGAGCCGACCTTCTCGTTCGATGCCGATTTCGAGGTGGAGAGCTATCTGCGTCATCAGGGCTCGTCCTTCGTCGAGCGCTTCGACGCCAATTCCTATCTCTATCTGACCCGCGCGATGGATTATTTCGATATCGCGGCGGATCATGACGGTGTGCTGGCATCGGCGTTTCTGGGCATCAGAACTCGCTTCTGCGTCGTCTCGTTCACCAGCGACTGGCTGTTTCCAAGCTCGGAGGCGCGCGCCGTGGTGCATGCGCTGAACGCGAGCAGCGCGCGCGTCTCCTTCGCTGAAATCACCACCGACAAGGGACACGATGCATTTCTGCTCGACGAGCCAGAATTCTTCGCGATCTCGCGCGCATTCCTGGAATCGGCCGCGAGTACGCATGGCCTGAATACGGTGAGTTGA